DNA sequence from the Cellulophaga sp. HaHaR_3_176 genome:
GGGTTTATCAAAAGTAGCATTCTCTGATAGTATATTTGTTATTTATGGTAGTAGTTTATATTCCAAAATGGATAAAATAGAAGATACAATAATAAATTCGTATCGTCCACATATCTATAAAAAAGGAAAATTGATTAATGAATTTAATGAACAACATTCAAAATCATATTATGATAGCATCTTTTTGAATTTAACGACGAATAATTTAAAAACACTAACTATTCGCGAATTTAAAAATAGTGCTATAAATATCTTTGTATCGGGTCAAAACGACGTTCTTTTAGGAAAAAAGATTAAAGAATTTGAAAAAGAACAACTAAAAGACGGAACAGACATCCAATTTTATATAAATGAAAGTTATGAAGGGGTTTTAAAAATATGCAATAAAAATAAGAAAAAAACAATTATTGTGTCAGAGTCTAATCCTGAACATTTCTTAGTATTACAAGACATTACTGGAGATGAAGTAGAAGAATTATTTATTGGAACTATAGAATATGATTATCATGGTTTTATACTTTATTACTGTTCCGTATTTCAAATAAGTAATTGATATTTTAGAAAGTAACCTATTGCTTACAATATATAAAATTCATGGCCATCCTGCCGAATGTCAACCTCCATTAGCGCGAGCGTCACGCTCGTGCTAGCATTTACTTTCATGTTTTCAGCTCAGAATAGTTTTTTTGACTTTGTTTACTAGGCAGGCGGACTTTGTAGAGTGCTACAATATTTACTCATACAATTCAAAATTTTGTCCCCTAAAAAGGGCTTATTTCTAATTGTAAAAACTGATTTATTTTTATGACTGGTATCGGAATTATTTTTAGTGTAGTATTATTTATTTGTGTTTACTTTTTCAGAAAACACAAAACCAATACTATAGGAAGTGGTGGTCAATTAAAATCTATACGATTAGAAGAGCTCTCAATAATTCAGTTAGATAATTTAGTGGTAGATGGTTTTAATAGAAAAGAGGAGCAATTTGTGGATGAGTATGGTACCGTTTATACTCCTGAAAAGTACCAAGAGCATTTGCAATCGGAAAATATTTTTTATGGAAATATTTTTCTAAAATTGAAAAAAAGAATACAGCTAAAAAGGTAGATTTATTTTTAGATGATAAAGAGTCTTTTAAGGTTGATTTTGAAAGTATAATTGTAGAGGGTTTCTTTTTTACAGAAAATGTAAGTGTAGATGTTTATGATAGGGAATCTCACTTTTATAAAGACGAAATTTATTTAAGTGTAGAAGGATTTGATTTAAGAGGCTCGCATCATAAAAATAAAGATGTTTCTAAATTTTCATCTCAATTAATTATTTCTTTTGATTATAAAGAAGATACTTATAAATTTAAAATAGTAGATCTACCTATAAATGAAATAACCCTTAGAATGAAACTGTATGAGCAAGGATATGCTAATATTTATGTTCTAAATTTAATAGATGAGAAAGCTAATATGTCAAAAGTCATAAATGCAAATAATCAATCTAACTCGTATGTATTAGGGGATTGCTTTTTTCTAGATTTCCGATTTTTAAATGATCAAAATATCGATATCATTAAATTAGGAGAATGTAAATCGTGTTAGTGAATTTTTAAAATGAAGCATTATTATAAGTTATAAATGCAGCAATTATTTTAGAATTTTACAGCCCTGTAAATCTTATTTTTTTAAATTTTAATACTACTCTTTACAATTTTTTTGATCTTCATAATTGCATTTGCAAATAAAAAAACTGAAGTTCGCATACCGAAAATAAATACAATTAAACATTTTTTTGTAGTATATCATCTTTATAAAAGCCAAACAATGAGAATGTGGTTTTCTGTTTGGTTTTTATAAATTTCTTATATTCAGGCAGTTCTATTGATAATTAGTAAATTTTATGCGAAATAAGTCTGTGAATAGCTTTATTAAAGAAAAAAGGTACTTTTTTTTAAGATAGATTATTCTTGTTGTACGAAAATATTAATTTAATTTAACCGTTTTCATTTCAGATTGATAAATTTAAATTACCGAATGAAATTAGATTATTACTCTTTACCCATCAGTGCGGGAAATTTAATAAACCCAACAAAAGCACCTAAAGTTTTGTTGGGTGAATCTGTAGCACAACACCTGAAACTTATTATGACAACGAGTTATGGTGAGTGTATGTTTGATAAAGAATATGGTTGTTCACTTTGGAGTATCGATTTTAATAACGTAACAAGTAATTCTAAATTAAAAGAGACAATATCCGATGCAATATTAAAGTCAATTAAAAAGCACGAAAAAAGATTATCAGAAGTTGAGGTAGACGTAGAGGTAGAACAAGAAGAGCATTCTGTCGATATTAATAAAAATTCTATTAGAAAATTAGTGCACATAACTATAAAAGGTCAGCTGGCACAGATTGATGATGATTTCGTTTATTATGAGCACTTTTATATAGGGCCATTATCTTACTAAGTACTATGGAGCAGTATACAAAAAAACAGATTACCAGAGATATGCTTAGGCAAGCATCTGAATTATGGAAAATTCCATTAGATGACAACCAAAGTAATTTTGATCCATTAGTAGTTATGTTAATTAATGCTTGTGCTGGAGAGTTAGAAAAACTTCATGGCAGGTATAAAGATATGAGCGTTTCTATTACAGAAAGCTTGGTAGAATTAATGGAGCCTGATTATGGACGTAGTGCAATGCCAGCACATGGTATTGTAAAGTTTTCTCCGAAGTTAGAAGAAAGCTTACTGCAAGAAAATCAGCAATTACTAATTAATTTAAAAAATGATATTAGTAATTTTAAGAAAAATCAAAGAAGTACGTTGCCAGATTGTTTCTTTTCGGCAATAGATACTTACCCACTACAAAATGCATCAGTCGATTATTTAATTACGGGCAACTCAATATATGATTTAGGTTTACCAGGGCGGAATATTCAAAGGTCAGAAATAGAATCATCATTAAGTACAAGTTGTGTTTATATTGGTATTACAACCCATAACAATACAATAGATTTTGCGAACCTACCAATTTACCTAAAAGCAAAAGGTAGCGATTCTGATTTGTTTTATCATTATTTAAAAACAGCTACATGGTGGTTGGGTAATGTGCAACTTAATACCGAAACAGGTTTAACTAATAATAGCCTGAAATTAAAAAGGAGTTTAGAAAATGGTTATCACGCAAGTAAAACCAAAACACACAATATCAGCGATAATGTAGATCGGTTTTATCAAAAAAACTATATAACCTTAAAAGATAATAAGAAAATAGTATTTGATAGTGATAAGGCAGCTGAGGTCTTGCAAAATACAAATGTAGAAGCACCTATTTACCCGGAGCTAGAGGTGGTTTTAGAAAATAACGACTTAGATCACGAAGGAAATATTTTTTGGATAAAAGTTGAATTTAATAGCATAATACCTGCATCAGTATTACACAATTTATTTGTGAGTATAAATAGTTACCCTGTAGTAAATAGGCGAAAACTAAAGGTTACGTATCAAATGAAAGACTACATTAATATTATACCCATAATTGTCGATAAGCCTTTTTTAGATATTCAATCTATAGAAAATATTAAAGGAAAAAAATACTATCCGCAACAAATACAAAATGCTATTGACGGAGATTCGGGGGTAAAAGGTAGTTATATAATTTACGATCACGGTTTAGGTAAATTAGAGCAGCGAAGAGCAAAAGAACAGGTGGTTCATCTGCTAGAGCTTTTACAAGATGAAAGTGCTGCATTTACATTTATGAATCAAGAGTTTTTAAAATCGAATTTAGAAAAACTAGATAAGTTACTTGCTACTTTAGATCAGAAAATGGCAGAGAGCAGAAGTTCTGATGCACAAACACACTACTTACGAATTAATCCTTACGATTTAAATGAACACTTAATTTTAACCTATTGGGTTACAGATGGTGAATTGGCAAATGGTATAGGAGTAGGTAATGAACTGTACCCATATCAAGATGATTACTCATTGTTAAATGGGGGTAGCTTTTTAACAACTACCCAAAGCGGATCTGATGGTTATGACCATAAAGAAAGGCTAGCAAGGTATAGGAGTAAAACATTATCAGGTGATCGTATTGTTACTAAAGAGGATATTAAAACATTTTGCCATGTGCATTATGGTAAAGTAATTTCTGATGTGGTTATAAAACAAAGTACAACCTTACAAATTGCCAGAAATAAAGGACGTGTACCATGTATTGATATTATTTTAATTCCCTCAAGAGAACATCCGATAACTGATGAAAATTGGGAATATTTAAATAACGATTTGTTGCATCATTTAAGACACCGCTCGTTAAATATATTGCCATACATAATTAAAATTAAACAAAACAATGAATAATAAAACGGAAAGAGCCACATATTTAGATAATATGGTACGCTATTTTTTTGTAGCTATAATTTTAGTTGCAGGCCTAGTCGTTGGGTTTAAAATTTCAGGTAGTATAGATTGCGAATATGTAAAAATTGATATTTCGGCAATGGAATACCGTGTAGGTGATCTAGTCGAATTTACTGATGTAACTGAAAATGCTCAAAAGTGGGAATGGACTTTTGGAGATAGTACTGATGTGGTTGAAAAGCGTAAGGCATATCATATATATGAAAAACCAGGTAATTACGAGGTAAGATTAATGGTGAATGGGCAATGCGAATATTTTGAAGAGTTAGTAATTAAAGAAAAAAAGTTTGTTTTAGATCCAAACAAAATTCCTTATTTCGATTTACCTGAAAGTATAGCTGTAGGCGAAAAATTATTTGTAGAAGATAGTTCTAATAGAGCTTACTCATGGGAGTGGCGTTTTGGAGATACATCAGAAGCAAATGCCAGTTCAAAAAAAGCAGATTATACATATGAAGAGCCCGGCGTAAAAACAGTATCGTTAGTAGTTAATGGTGATATTAGGCACATGGCAAGTAAAAAAATTGTTGTTTATCCAGAAGAAGAAAATACAACAGCAAGGCAGAGACGTACTAACAGAAGAAACAGAACCGTTAATAGTAGAACACTTTTAGATACAATTCCTATTATTCCTGTAGATTGGATAAACCCAGATTTAGAAAGCAATTTAGGGCCATATATAAGCGAAATAGATTTTAAAGAAAAACTAGAAAAAGTAGTTTTAGATGATGTAAGTCCGGCTTATTTTGAAAAATATTTTTGTGGTGAAATCAATAAAAACTGTATTGTTGATGGTGATAGTATGAAGTTTTTAGAACTAGTGAGTTATTTAAAAAAGCGTAAAAAGCGTAAAATAACAAAGCTTAAAATATTTAGAGAAGAAGATTCTAATTGTATAAAATATATTCAAGTTAGCATTAAACGCAAGTGGCTAAGGATAGGCAATTAGTAACAATTGATAAAACGTATTACCAGTAATAAATAATAAAGTTTATGGAAGACAATCCTATATATCGTATTAATTGGGTAGATGGAATGAAAATGAATAAAGATCATTTTCTGAGACTAGAAAATTCATTATTACAAAGTATAGCACAAAGCAATACGTACTGTATAGCTAACCGTAATTATGGTTTAGTTCCTATTCCTGGAGAAAAACCTTTTAAAATAGAGCTGTCTGTAGATGGGCGTCACGGCACTACAATAACGATTCTTAGCTGTAATGCGGTAACAAAAGGTGGATATTCTATCATAATTAATGAAGAGATTACAAGGTTGTTAGAACAATCTAGCAATACGATATCGTGCCATAAAGAGTGGACAGATGAAAAGGATGGTGTCTACCAAGTATTATTAAGCGTAAGTCCTTTAGAACGTATAGCAATAGGTTCTGCAGACCCTGAAGAAGAGCCTGTGCGTAAACCTTTTGTAATACCAAAATATAGAGTTTCGGTTGTGCCTATGGTAGATGAACAAATTGAAGAAACTGGCGCATTCGATTTAATAATTGGGCTTATTAGTGTAGAAAAAGGAATACCTACACTGCAAGAAAACTACATACCACCATGTACCACGGTTAAAGCACATTCAGATTTATTTGAAATATATCAGTACCTCGGAGGAGGGTTAAATACCTTGGAAGCACTGAGTATGAAAATAATTCAAAAAATATATAAGAAAAAGCAAAGTAACGATTTGGCACGTATGGTACTTTCTATTTCTAGAGATTTACAATTATATCTTTCTCATGCAATACCAGCCTATCGCATTCATGATTTAAATGCGGAGCCAACAAGTATGGTGAGCAGGCTTGCAGGTGTAGCAAGAACATTACAGGGTAGTGTAAATATGTACGCGGGTACTGGTAAAGAAATTTTGTTAACCTATTTGTCAGAATGGTGCCAATTAAACCAAGGCGAGTTTGAAGAGGTTTTAACGAGTGTATCTCAGCTAGATTATAAGCATTATAATATACAAACATCAATAGAATTATTAGAAAAATGTAATGATGTACTAGTGCAACTTTTTAGAAAATTAGAAGAGTTAGAATATATTGGTAAAAAATCTAATTCTAAGTTATTCGTAAAAGAAGACGTTATAGATGAAGAACCGAAAAATACTACTGGTAAATTTTTCTTAGAAGAATAATAATAAGAACTGCATTTGGTCGAAAAAATAGCAAAAATATTAAAAAAGAAATCCACTAACATAAAAACTCCCGTATCTATAACATACAGATTGCCAATATGTTTATAATAGTAAGCGGATTATAATTTACTTATGAAAGCAAAAAACATAAAAGAAAGAAATAAAAGCTTTTTAAAATTTTTAGCCTTATTTGTTGTAACAATCTTATTAATTATAGGTGCTGTTTTTCTAAACTATCGTGTTCCTCACAAAGAAAATACGTTGCTTAGAGAGCGTGCTAAAAATATAGAAAGAGAAACCGAGTTTCAGAGAACCTTTGCGATGCAATTAACAGAAACAAGAGGCTTGTTAGATTCGTTAGATTTAAAAGGACAAAACATTTCTTACTTAAACGATTTAATAAGTCAAAAACTGGTACGCATACAAAGTTCGCTACCTGCTAAAGATTCTACATTTAGATATAAAATGTATAAAGATGTTTTAGACGTAATGGTTGATTACCAGAAAAGTAAAAAAGAATTAGATCAATTAACGGATGCTAAAACTCAAATAGAAGAGTATCAAACAGAAGTTGATAGGTTGCAAGAAGAATTAGATCAAGCTAAAAGAGACTTAGATATATTGAGAAACATGAGAAGATAATCTCTGTTAAAAGTTAAATTGTTGTATTAAGTCGAAATTACTGTTTTTTTAATCTCTAAATGAAAGAAAATAATTACTTTAATCGAGAATTTCACAACACATAACCGTATGATTTCTATGAAACATATATTTAAACTTACAATACGAGTGGCATTTGTAGTAGCTTTTGTTTTTTTAGCTGTTAGTTGTGGAGGAGCAAAAAAAGCCATTGAAACTACTAATAAGTTAGTCGTTACTCAACCACCTACAGAGTTACAAATCAAATATGGTAAAATTATAGGTGTAGTACCTGATTCTATCGTAAATAAAGAGCTTTATAGTTTTGTTGATGAATGGATGGGGACACCTTATAAAATGGGTGGAGAAACAGGTAGTGGTATAGATTGCTCATCATTTACGCAGTTATTATACAGTAAGGTGTACGATTTATATATAGAACGTACCGCCCATAAGCAGTTTAAAAGTAAAGAACTTGTTCGTTTTAGAGGTGTAGATTATTTAGAAGAAGGAGATTTGATCTTTTTTCAAAGTGCTGCAAATCAAGATGGCGAAATGGATCATGTAGGCATGTATTTATCAAACAATAAGTTTGTCCACTCAAGTTCATACAAAGGCCAAAACAAAACAGGTGGCGTACAAATAGGAGATATAAGAGATCAGCATTGGGTGAGAAGGTTTGTTGCAGCTGGTAAAAGAAAAGATTTTCAAGATAAATACGGAAAGTAAATTTAAATGAAAAGTACTTTATCACATATTGCAGCTTCCTTGTCCAATTTACACAGCCCACTTAGGGCTGATATAGTTGTGGCAGAATTAATGGAACCTGATATTTTAGATGTTGATGAGGTTTTGGTGCGTTACCGAAGTGATTTTAAAAGAGCTTACGATTCTGATATCTTAAATTTTAAAGAAACAATTGGCGAAAATTCAAATTTTTTAGAAATAGACTTATCGCGAAGTGGTATTTACGATCGATTGCCAGAAGGTATTTTTCATCATCCAACAAAAAGTGAAAATACAACTTCTTATTTGACGTATAGAAGACAGCAAAAAGAAGAGCAAGAAAATGCAAGATTACTTTTTGCACCCATTGAAAATGCTTTTTTTAAAAGCGAAGTTGAAATAGAAAAAAATAGAAAAAGTCAGATTGAAGATATTTTAAGTCTTAAAAATGACTTTTTATTTGATTTTTGGGGTTTACCAAAAGATTTTCCTGAAAAATTCGCAGCACCATTTATGCGTCTTTTGCCATACGCGAAAGAGCTATCAGGTAATTTAGATGATACTTTTTACGTGTTAGAGTTGCTTTTGGGTATAAAAGTCACTTACAAGTATGCATATCAAGCAATAGAAAAAGTCGAAGAAAAAGTTGAAAATATTACACTAGGCTTAAATTTTATATTAGAAAAAACAGATACAATACGCTCAGGCTATAAAGCTGAAATTGATAAGTTTTTAGATTTTGATACAGCAAATGAAACTGATGATTTTCCGGAACTAACACAACCTTCTTTAGAGGTGCTGTTGCAACCAGAAAAGCAAGAAGGTATTCCTCAATATATAGAAGAAGATGGTTTGTTAAAAATTGCAAAAGTTTTTTATGATTACTTTATTCCGATGGAATATAAGATAACAACTAAAATTAGTTCAGTTATTGAAAGTGATTTTGTATTGGGCGATAAAAGAGGAACTTATTTGGGTATGTCAACCAAACTAGGTTCGTAATAAAAATATAATAAAAAATAGTATGTTAACAACTTTACTCGGTAGTAATATTTTTAAAGTAAGTATGCTCCTAATGCTTGTTAGTGGTTTTGTTATAGCATTAGCATCTAAAGTGCGTGTTATATTTAAAAAGAATAAACTAAAAGCTTTTTTATATCTTTTTTCAGTAGTGTTACTATTTGCTTTAACAGCATTAATTGCACATCAAAAAGTGCTGAATGATGATCCTTTAAATTCCTTTATCGGAATGGAAATTATTGTTTTTCTATTAGGTATTGCTCATGTATATGTTATGCGAACTGTTT
Encoded proteins:
- a CDS encoding C40 family peptidase — its product is MKHIFKLTIRVAFVVAFVFLAVSCGGAKKAIETTNKLVVTQPPTELQIKYGKIIGVVPDSIVNKELYSFVDEWMGTPYKMGGETGSGIDCSSFTQLLYSKVYDLYIERTAHKQFKSKELVRFRGVDYLEEGDLIFFQSAANQDGEMDHVGMYLSNNKFVHSSSYKGQNKTGGVQIGDIRDQHWVRRFVAAGKRKDFQDKYGK
- a CDS encoding type VI secretion system baseplate subunit TssF, with the translated sequence MEQYTKKQITRDMLRQASELWKIPLDDNQSNFDPLVVMLINACAGELEKLHGRYKDMSVSITESLVELMEPDYGRSAMPAHGIVKFSPKLEESLLQENQQLLINLKNDISNFKKNQRSTLPDCFFSAIDTYPLQNASVDYLITGNSIYDLGLPGRNIQRSEIESSLSTSCVYIGITTHNNTIDFANLPIYLKAKGSDSDLFYHYLKTATWWLGNVQLNTETGLTNNSLKLKRSLENGYHASKTKTHNISDNVDRFYQKNYITLKDNKKIVFDSDKAAEVLQNTNVEAPIYPELEVVLENNDLDHEGNIFWIKVEFNSIIPASVLHNLFVSINSYPVVNRRKLKVTYQMKDYINIIPIIVDKPFLDIQSIENIKGKKYYPQQIQNAIDGDSGVKGSYIIYDHGLGKLEQRRAKEQVVHLLELLQDESAAFTFMNQEFLKSNLEKLDKLLATLDQKMAESRSSDAQTHYLRINPYDLNEHLILTYWVTDGELANGIGVGNELYPYQDDYSLLNGGSFLTTTQSGSDGYDHKERLARYRSKTLSGDRIVTKEDIKTFCHVHYGKVISDVVIKQSTTLQIARNKGRVPCIDIILIPSREHPITDENWEYLNNDLLHHLRHRSLNILPYIIKIKQNNE
- a CDS encoding PKD domain-containing protein; its protein translation is MNNKTERATYLDNMVRYFFVAIILVAGLVVGFKISGSIDCEYVKIDISAMEYRVGDLVEFTDVTENAQKWEWTFGDSTDVVEKRKAYHIYEKPGNYEVRLMVNGQCEYFEELVIKEKKFVLDPNKIPYFDLPESIAVGEKLFVEDSSNRAYSWEWRFGDTSEANASSKKADYTYEEPGVKTVSLVVNGDIRHMASKKIVVYPEEENTTARQRRTNRRNRTVNSRTLLDTIPIIPVDWINPDLESNLGPYISEIDFKEKLEKVVLDDVSPAYFEKYFCGEINKNCIVDGDSMKFLELVSYLKKRKKRKITKLKIFREEDSNCIKYIQVSIKRKWLRIGN
- the tssO gene encoding type VI secretion system TssO gives rise to the protein MKAKNIKERNKSFLKFLALFVVTILLIIGAVFLNYRVPHKENTLLRERAKNIERETEFQRTFAMQLTETRGLLDSLDLKGQNISYLNDLISQKLVRIQSSLPAKDSTFRYKMYKDVLDVMVDYQKSKKELDQLTDAKTQIEEYQTEVDRLQEELDQAKRDLDILRNMRR
- a CDS encoding GPW/gp25 family protein, with the protein product MINLNYRMKLDYYSLPISAGNLINPTKAPKVLLGESVAQHLKLIMTTSYGECMFDKEYGCSLWSIDFNNVTSNSKLKETISDAILKSIKKHEKRLSEVEVDVEVEQEEHSVDINKNSIRKLVHITIKGQLAQIDDDFVYYEHFYIGPLSY